A genomic window from Bacillota bacterium includes:
- the ablA gene encoding lysine 2,3-aminomutase produces MSRDYREINIWKDVLPKEWHDWRWQLANRIVAVEELEQVINLTAKEKEGIRDSLGKLRMAVTPYYAALMDPDDPDCPVRKQAVPVSMELQDGDYEMEDPLGEDQDSPVPGVTHRYPDRILLLVTDQCSMYCRHCTRRRYAGARDQARPKNQLEKALEYIRSRPMIRDVLLSGGDSLCISDERLEYLLGSLRLIPHVEIIRIGTRTPVVMPQRITNDLCMIIKKYHPIWLNTHFNHPKEITEESREACNRLLEVGVPLGNQTVLLRGVNDCPYVIKDLMHQLLQIRVRPYYLYQCDLSPGIEHFRTSVAKGIEIIEMLRGHTSGLAVPTYVVDAPGGGGKIPLSPQYLISQSENKVILRNYEGVISSYAEPDKKGKNSVDCTKCNLLREKDAVGIAKLMAGDKVSLIPQSNIRINRRKGSYC; encoded by the coding sequence ATGTCCAGGGATTACCGGGAAATTAATATATGGAAAGACGTACTGCCGAAGGAATGGCATGACTGGCGATGGCAGCTAGCCAACAGGATTGTAGCGGTGGAAGAACTGGAACAGGTTATCAATTTAACTGCAAAAGAAAAAGAGGGGATAAGGGATTCTTTAGGCAAATTACGTATGGCAGTTACCCCTTACTACGCCGCACTTATGGATCCTGATGATCCTGATTGCCCGGTAAGGAAACAGGCAGTGCCTGTTTCCATGGAACTTCAAGACGGGGATTATGAAATGGAAGACCCCCTTGGTGAGGATCAAGACTCACCTGTTCCGGGGGTAACGCACCGTTATCCGGATCGAATTTTACTGCTGGTTACTGATCAGTGTTCCATGTACTGTCGCCATTGTACACGCAGGAGGTATGCCGGGGCCAGGGATCAAGCGCGTCCCAAAAACCAGCTGGAAAAGGCTCTTGAATATATAAGGTCTAGACCAATGATTCGAGATGTGCTTTTATCCGGGGGAGACAGTTTGTGCATTTCCGATGAACGGTTAGAATACCTGCTGGGCAGTTTGCGACTAATACCACACGTAGAAATAATTCGTATCGGTACAAGAACCCCGGTTGTAATGCCGCAAAGAATTACGAATGACCTGTGTATGATAATAAAGAAATATCATCCTATATGGTTGAATACACATTTTAACCATCCTAAAGAAATTACCGAAGAAAGTAGGGAAGCGTGTAATAGACTTTTAGAAGTTGGGGTGCCCCTGGGCAATCAAACCGTACTTCTACGGGGGGTTAATGACTGCCCTTATGTTATTAAAGACTTGATGCACCAGTTGTTGCAAATCAGAGTACGGCCTTATTACTTGTACCAATGTGACTTGTCGCCGGGAATTGAACACTTCCGAACTTCGGTAGCTAAAGGAATTGAAATCATAGAAATGCTGAGAGGGCACACTTCAGGTCTTGCGGTTCCCACGTATGTGGTGGATGCACCCGGTGGCGGTGGTAAAATTCCGTTATCCCCCCAATATTTGATCTCCCAGTCGGAAAATAAGGTAATATTGCGTAATTACGAAGGAGTAATTTCTTCCTATGCCGAACCTGATAAAAAGGGCAAAAACAGTGTTGATTGCACCAAGTGCAATCTGCTGCGTGAAAAAGATGCGGTAGGGATTGCTAAGCTCATGGCAGGTGACAAAGTGAGCTTAATTCCCCAAAGTAATATTCGCATTAACAGGCGCAAGGGTAGTTACTGCTGA
- a CDS encoding GntR family transcriptional regulator — MMSESVSTNLAKYVTIAVDIATRIIRGEYKVGQKIFGRSTLAGRYNVSPETIRRALTLLQETGIVDVMPGVGVVVKSNKAAEEYLARYNQRQVLVDIQERLSQLLKQRDALNTEIDSLTNQLLDYTFKMAGRLQRLEEITVPRNSRVVGKSLAEIDFRARTGATVLAVYRYGEEMISPQARTIIQEEDVLLIVGPQEAKKEVHLLLYERDNEGPMAGEVDDQYNESGNYKENKG, encoded by the coding sequence GTGATGTCTGAATCTGTCAGTACTAATCTTGCCAAATATGTTACTATTGCCGTTGATATAGCTACCAGAATTATTAGGGGCGAGTACAAAGTAGGGCAAAAGATTTTCGGCCGGTCTACCTTAGCAGGAAGGTACAATGTATCTCCAGAGACTATTCGCCGGGCTTTGACGTTATTACAGGAAACGGGCATTGTTGATGTAATGCCGGGTGTCGGAGTGGTTGTTAAATCGAATAAAGCTGCAGAAGAATACTTGGCTCGCTATAATCAAAGGCAGGTATTAGTAGATATTCAAGAGCGTCTTTCTCAATTACTTAAACAAAGAGATGCTTTAAACACGGAAATAGACAGTCTTACCAATCAATTGCTGGATTATACTTTTAAAATGGCGGGAAGGTTGCAAAGGCTAGAGGAAATTACGGTGCCTCGTAATTCAAGGGTAGTTGGAAAATCGCTGGCTGAAATTGATTTCCGGGCCCGCACAGGTGCGACAGTACTGGCAGTTTATAGGTATGGTGAGGAAATGATTTCGCCGCAGGCCCGTACGATAATTCAAGAAGAGGATGTGCTGCTTATAGTAGGCCCTCAGGAGGCAAAGAAAGAAGTACATCTTTTATTATATGAGCGGGATAATGAAGGACCTATGGCCGGTGAAGTGGATGACCAATATAATGAATCTGGCAATTACAAGGAGAATAAAGGGTAA
- the rsgA gene encoding ribosome small subunit-dependent GTPase A produces the protein MIKGVVFKALGGYYFVRTGKDEYRCYLRGTLRKKGQVFVGDKVAFLPQEEHTGVIEKIEPRETQLMRPPVVNVNQAVIIFSLTQPKPNLFLLDRFLLQAEVAGLRTLICFNKIDLVESSNVPQIYETVGYPLIITSTKTGQGINELSSALKDNISVLAGPSGVGKSSLLNAVQPGLSLKTGEISTKLKAGKHTTRHVELLRLDNGGLVADTPGFSNLYLPEEIKGTDLVYYFPDFNDLSLNCRFSGCLHNREPGCAVKEGVLDGRIIASRYEHYIILLNEVTKRERRY, from the coding sequence ATGATTAAAGGGGTTGTTTTTAAGGCGCTGGGCGGTTATTATTTTGTCCGCACTGGTAAGGACGAATACCGTTGTTACTTGAGGGGGACTTTACGGAAAAAGGGACAGGTTTTTGTTGGCGATAAGGTGGCTTTTTTGCCCCAGGAAGAACACACGGGGGTGATAGAAAAGATAGAACCCCGCGAAACACAGCTGATGAGACCACCTGTGGTTAATGTGAACCAAGCAGTAATAATCTTTAGCCTCACGCAGCCTAAACCCAATCTTTTTTTGCTGGATAGATTTCTTTTGCAGGCTGAGGTGGCCGGGTTAAGAACCCTTATTTGTTTTAACAAGATTGACTTGGTAGAATCGAGTAACGTGCCCCAAATTTACGAAACGGTGGGGTACCCCTTAATCATTACCAGCACCAAGACTGGACAAGGTATTAATGAATTAAGCAGCGCGTTAAAAGATAATATTTCGGTCCTTGCCGGTCCCTCCGGGGTAGGAAAATCCAGCCTGCTTAATGCCGTGCAACCAGGACTGTCTCTGAAAACCGGTGAAATTAGTACCAAACTGAAAGCAGGTAAACATACCACCCGTCATGTAGAACTGTTGAGGTTGGATAATGGTGGACTTGTGGCAGACACACCAGGGTTTTCAAATCTTTATCTGCCTGAGGAGATTAAAGGGACAGATTTAGTGTACTACTTTCCTGATTTTAATGATCTCTCCTTAAACTGTCGCTTTTCCGGTTGTTTACACAACAGAGAACCGGGATGTGCTGTAAAAGAAGGTGTACTGGATGGGAGGATAATTGCATCGCGGTACGAGCATTATATAATACTTTTGAATGAAGTCACAAAACGAGAAAGGAGATATTAA
- a CDS encoding ATPase, translated as MKHSSDLREKLHSIDRKGYSAYKSLRGSYAWGQYTLHIDHVQSDPFAPPSRMRVRVDQKLAGLPVELYANKTRKVAVEDFLTRQFARAIGQKAGNKKGSGKSGVFDIDRCGQEILERTAMVVNADYVEARFVIGLPARGRTVMAKEAASMFFDVLPQVVNMSLMYQNLDGQRLKKHVEIAEDQDFMRRELAKRDLETFIGNGAILPRESGISDRPLKDEKVVPFRSPQELEVSFKLPNGGTVTGMGITSGVTLIVGGGYHGKSTLLRAIERGVYNHIPGDGREMVVTNEGAVKIRAEDGRSVTKVDIGAFISELPYEQDTSVFSSDNASGSTSQAANIVEALEVGSDLLLLDEDTSATNFMIRDGRMQLLVAKENEPITPFIDRVCELSDRFGVSTILVVGGSGDYFEVADRVIMMHKYSPRDVTTEAKRIAKSHQSERTAEVKCQLTAVRKRAPEPQSFKLDPKGKVKAKGLNNIIFGRADIDLTQVEQLVDSSQTNAIAEILRYCAIQYVDGERQISEIIDKVLDDIDTNELDVISPFRGQHPGDLALPRKHEIAAAFNRFRKLRIVQV; from the coding sequence TTGAAACATAGCAGTGACCTGCGGGAGAAGTTACATAGCATTGACAGAAAGGGATACAGTGCATATAAGTCACTGCGCGGCAGTTATGCTTGGGGGCAGTATACATTGCATATAGACCACGTACAAAGTGATCCTTTTGCCCCCCCTAGCCGCATGCGCGTCCGTGTTGATCAGAAACTCGCCGGCTTACCCGTGGAATTGTATGCCAATAAGACCCGCAAGGTTGCAGTGGAAGACTTTTTGACGCGCCAATTCGCAAGGGCAATTGGGCAGAAAGCTGGAAACAAGAAAGGTTCTGGAAAAAGCGGAGTATTCGATATAGACCGGTGCGGTCAGGAGATTCTGGAACGGACGGCTATGGTGGTCAATGCGGACTATGTTGAGGCTCGATTTGTGATAGGACTCCCGGCAAGAGGGAGAACAGTAATGGCAAAAGAGGCTGCGTCCATGTTTTTTGATGTCCTTCCGCAGGTGGTTAATATGTCCTTGATGTATCAGAATCTGGACGGGCAAAGATTAAAAAAACATGTTGAAATAGCAGAAGACCAAGATTTTATGCGCCGGGAATTAGCAAAAAGAGATTTAGAGACATTTATAGGAAACGGAGCTATTTTACCGCGGGAGAGCGGAATAAGCGATCGTCCTTTAAAGGACGAAAAGGTTGTTCCTTTTCGTTCCCCGCAAGAATTGGAAGTATCCTTTAAATTGCCTAACGGTGGCACAGTTACCGGTATGGGTATAACATCCGGTGTAACTTTAATTGTGGGTGGAGGCTATCATGGTAAGTCCACTCTATTAAGGGCTATTGAACGAGGGGTATATAATCATATACCCGGCGATGGAAGAGAGATGGTTGTCACAAACGAAGGGGCCGTTAAAATAAGGGCTGAGGATGGACGCAGCGTTACCAAGGTGGATATAGGTGCATTTATCAGTGAATTGCCCTACGAGCAGGACACTTCGGTTTTTTCCAGTGATAACGCCAGTGGAAGCACCTCGCAGGCAGCTAATATTGTAGAGGCACTGGAGGTAGGTTCTGACTTGCTCTTACTCGATGAGGATACAAGTGCCACCAATTTTATGATCCGCGACGGGCGTATGCAGTTATTGGTGGCCAAGGAGAATGAGCCTATAACACCATTTATTGACCGTGTGTGTGAGCTCTCAGACCGGTTTGGGGTATCTACGATTCTAGTGGTCGGAGGCTCAGGGGATTATTTTGAAGTGGCTGACCGAGTTATTATGATGCACAAATACAGCCCTAGAGATGTAACCACGGAAGCGAAAAGAATTGCCAAAAGTCATCAAAGTGAACGTACTGCCGAGGTGAAGTGTCAACTGACCGCAGTTAGAAAGCGAGCACCTGAGCCACAAAGTTTCAAGTTGGATCCTAAAGGTAAGGTTAAGGCAAAGGGCTTGAACAATATAATCTTCGGCAGGGCTGACATTGATTTGACGCAAGTAGAGCAGCTGGTGGATAGTAGTCAAACCAATGCCATTGCGGAGATTTTAAGATACTGTGCGATACAATATGTAGATGGTGAACGGCAAATATCTGAGATAATAGATAAAGTATTGGACGATATCGATACCAACGAGTTGGATGTTATTTCACCTTTTCGTGGCCAGCACCCAGGAGACCTTGCATTACCCAGAAAGCACGAAATTGCGGCAGCCTTTAACAGGTTTCGCAAACTCAGAATAGTGCAGGTTTAA
- a CDS encoding acetate--CoA ligase, whose product MTKEKVGTGLVPPHVKNFIDWAAEDTEGFWGNAAEQAADDIHWFKKWDKVFNWEYPHFDWFIGGQTNICYNCLDYNIERGRAGRAAIVEENGGTGQTRAVTYAQLLELVKKYAASLRGMGVKKGDRVSIYMPPSIESAAAMLACSRIGAIHVVIFAGFSANAVADRVNISGAAFVLCQDEASRRGKSLPLKPIVDDGLAKCPPEQIKKVAVLKHNESNTPAMKEGRDIFWDEFLALGEGQSGDYEVMDSNDPLFLLPTSGTTAKPKVTVQKHGGYQVYVYSMAKWIYDLKETDVWFCTSDIGWIVGHSYNVYGPLLVGCTTILFEGTPDYPTKDMWWKVASKNKATALWLSPTGVRAMMKFGIDEARKHDLSSIERIFCAGEVLNPAAWSWLQEEVFQNKIPVTDHMWQTETSGPIFANPYGLGLVPIKPGSAHIPVPGVVAEVIDDKEGKPVEPGEKGIVVIRKPFPGLVSTLWGDTETFRKEYWERLPATKGSYYLGDAASMDEDGYVFFAGRSDEVMKIASHRIGTVEVESALITHPAVVEAGVSGMPDELKGEVAGAFVVIKEGYEPTEELKQELKQHVRNTMGAIVVMKEIQFVGSLPKTRSGKIMRRVMKTLWLDKDLGDISTIEEEASVDEIRQAIKKMKG is encoded by the coding sequence ATGACGAAAGAGAAAGTCGGAACAGGTTTAGTTCCTCCACACGTTAAAAATTTTATTGATTGGGCAGCGGAAGACACCGAAGGCTTTTGGGGAAATGCTGCTGAGCAGGCGGCTGATGATATTCACTGGTTTAAAAAGTGGGATAAAGTATTTAATTGGGAATACCCGCATTTTGACTGGTTTATTGGTGGACAGACAAATATCTGTTACAACTGCCTGGATTATAACATAGAGCGTGGCAGAGCGGGACGGGCAGCAATTGTGGAAGAGAACGGGGGAACTGGCCAAACACGCGCAGTTACCTATGCTCAATTGCTTGAGCTGGTTAAGAAATATGCCGCATCGCTTCGTGGTATGGGGGTAAAAAAAGGGGACAGAGTTTCAATCTATATGCCTCCTAGTATCGAATCTGCAGCGGCAATGTTGGCATGCTCCAGAATAGGGGCTATACACGTTGTTATCTTTGCAGGTTTTTCGGCCAATGCGGTAGCCGACAGGGTTAATATTTCCGGAGCGGCGTTTGTATTGTGCCAGGATGAAGCATCCCGCCGGGGTAAGTCACTCCCCCTAAAACCGATTGTTGACGACGGCCTGGCTAAATGTCCCCCGGAACAAATCAAGAAGGTCGCAGTCCTCAAGCATAACGAAAGTAATACACCTGCCATGAAAGAAGGCCGCGATATCTTTTGGGATGAATTCTTAGCGCTGGGAGAAGGACAGAGTGGTGATTATGAGGTTATGGACTCTAATGACCCCCTCTTCCTATTACCAACGTCAGGGACCACCGCAAAACCTAAAGTAACGGTGCAAAAACATGGTGGTTATCAAGTTTACGTTTATTCCATGGCCAAGTGGATCTATGACTTGAAAGAAACAGATGTCTGGTTCTGCACCTCCGATATAGGATGGATAGTTGGTCACAGCTACAATGTATACGGACCCCTCTTGGTGGGTTGTACCACTATATTGTTCGAAGGAACCCCGGATTATCCCACAAAGGATATGTGGTGGAAAGTTGCCTCCAAAAACAAGGCAACCGCTCTTTGGCTCTCACCTACCGGTGTAAGAGCAATGATGAAATTTGGTATTGATGAAGCCAGAAAACACGACCTGAGCTCCATTGAGCGTATTTTCTGCGCAGGGGAAGTTTTAAACCCGGCCGCTTGGAGCTGGTTGCAGGAGGAAGTTTTCCAGAACAAGATACCGGTGACGGATCACATGTGGCAAACGGAAACCTCCGGTCCTATTTTCGCCAACCCATACGGCCTCGGACTTGTTCCCATCAAGCCGGGCTCAGCTCATATACCTGTCCCCGGAGTTGTTGCTGAAGTGATCGACGATAAAGAAGGTAAGCCGGTAGAGCCCGGCGAAAAAGGAATCGTGGTAATCAGAAAACCGTTCCCCGGACTGGTATCCACTCTTTGGGGCGATACGGAAACCTTCCGCAAAGAATACTGGGAGCGTTTACCAGCCACTAAAGGGTCCTATTATCTTGGTGACGCTGCTTCTATGGATGAAGACGGTTATGTTTTCTTTGCCGGTCGGTCTGATGAAGTAATGAAAATTGCTTCCCACAGAATCGGAACAGTTGAGGTTGAAAGCGCCCTCATTACTCACCCTGCAGTGGTTGAAGCCGGTGTTTCAGGTATGCCTGACGAACTAAAAGGCGAGGTTGCAGGTGCTTTCGTAGTAATTAAGGAAGGATATGAACCCACAGAAGAACTAAAACAAGAGTTGAAGCAACATGTAAGAAATACCATGGGTGCAATTGTAGTAATGAAGGAAATTCAGTTTGTTGGTTCACTACCCAAGACAAGAAGCGGTAAAATTATGCGCAGAGTTATGAAAACACTCTGGCTAGATAAAGATTTGGGTGACATATCTACCATTGAAGAGGAAGCCTCAGTGGACGAAATCAGACAAGCAATTAAGAAGATGAAAGGTTAA
- a CDS encoding ribulose-phosphate 3-epimerase — MIKIAPSILSADFSDLAADVKRVEIAGADYLHIDVMDGHFVPNITIGPLLVKSLRKHSSLVFDTHLMIENPDLYIDQFVRAGADIITIHAETCPHLHRTLTHIKESGVKVGVALNPATPLVSIENVVSNVDLVLIMTVNPGFGGQVFINEMIPKIKKLRAVLDAKGIEAEIQVDGGINEGTAYKVVEAGANVLVAGSAIFNNKDPVNAVKTIRERAILTHGG; from the coding sequence TTGATTAAAATTGCTCCCTCCATTTTGTCAGCCGACTTTTCTGACTTAGCGGCAGACGTTAAGCGGGTTGAAATTGCAGGGGCTGATTACTTACACATTGACGTCATGGATGGGCACTTCGTTCCTAACATAACCATTGGGCCGCTGTTGGTAAAGTCCTTGAGAAAACATTCATCATTGGTTTTCGACACACATTTGATGATAGAAAATCCTGATCTATACATAGACCAATTTGTCCGGGCCGGTGCGGATATCATTACTATACATGCAGAAACCTGTCCACACCTGCACCGCACTTTAACTCATATAAAAGAAAGCGGAGTAAAAGTTGGTGTTGCCTTAAACCCTGCAACTCCCCTCGTCTCGATTGAAAATGTGGTCTCTAATGTGGATTTAGTGTTGATCATGACGGTCAATCCGGGATTTGGAGGTCAAGTATTTATAAACGAAATGATTCCCAAAATAAAAAAACTCAGAGCTGTGCTTGATGCTAAGGGAATTGAAGCCGAGATACAGGTTGACGGAGGTATAAACGAGGGGACGGCTTATAAGGTGGTGGAGGCAGGTGCCAATGTTTTAGTGGCGGGATCTGCTATATTTAATAACAAAGATCCCGTAAATGCCGTAAAAACAATCCGTGAGCGCGCGATTTTAACGCATGGGGGGTGA
- the pknB gene encoding Stk1 family PASTA domain-containing Ser/Thr kinase — translation MIGKLLGNRYELLERLGGGGMAVVYKGRDTFLNRMVTVKVLRSEYASDEAFVARFRREAQAVARLSHPNIVNIHDVGTEDEIHYLVMEFVDGRNLKTVIRNEAPISPKRAVAIIRQICDALQHAHNNNIVHRDVKPHNILITADGRAKLTDFGIAREASAATLTYTDTVVGSVHYLSPEQARGEVAGIGSDIYSLGVVAFELFSGKLPFEGDTPIGVAMKHVQEDPPDLKEISPAVTKPISLAVGKALQKRVEERFTSAEDMAQTLEAALDNESDGEEDSGDMNTRVLPAVGKNGGNKKNRNRRRYLWAGTITAFLLLLTAGVIFAWNQYLDTPDVKVPNVTGLPVGEAQEMLENKSLRSQVAGEEFSDQYDQGIVIRQSIGPDDPPAKPDRLIALTVSKGPDMREVPDLRGMSQAEAMTLLIENGLRLSDEENEEYSDEVDKGLIINQKPKIGTLAKKNSIVQITVSLGPEPEIIEMPDLIGLREGEARGILDDNNLQVASITWEYSSDITYGRITEQVPKAGDEVKEGTPVEIVLSTGPGPGTRNATVTLTDEIPNDGEEHKVEIIVEDAEGTHTEYANTHVYSEKFVRNITYRGIAVVRIYVDGKLVDEVNVE, via the coding sequence ATGATCGGCAAATTACTCGGAAACAGATATGAATTACTGGAGCGGCTGGGTGGGGGAGGTATGGCCGTTGTTTATAAGGGCAGGGATACCTTCCTGAATAGGATGGTTACGGTCAAAGTGCTGCGTTCAGAATATGCCAGCGACGAGGCCTTTGTGGCTCGCTTTCGAAGGGAAGCGCAGGCCGTGGCACGGTTATCCCATCCTAACATAGTTAATATTCACGATGTAGGGACAGAGGATGAAATCCATTATTTGGTAATGGAATTTGTGGACGGCCGGAACTTAAAAACTGTAATTCGCAATGAGGCCCCCATTTCACCAAAGCGGGCTGTGGCCATAATCAGGCAGATTTGTGATGCTTTACAGCACGCACATAACAATAATATTGTTCACCGGGATGTAAAACCACATAATATACTAATAACTGCTGACGGCAGAGCTAAATTAACTGATTTTGGGATTGCCCGGGAAGCCTCTGCGGCAACCTTAACATACACCGATACTGTAGTGGGATCAGTTCATTACTTGAGTCCTGAACAGGCGCGTGGGGAAGTTGCGGGAATAGGTTCAGATATCTATTCTCTTGGGGTAGTGGCTTTTGAACTCTTTTCCGGTAAGTTACCCTTTGAAGGAGATACTCCAATAGGTGTAGCGATGAAACATGTGCAGGAGGATCCTCCTGACTTAAAGGAAATTTCTCCGGCGGTAACCAAGCCCATTTCTTTAGCGGTGGGGAAGGCTCTCCAAAAAAGGGTTGAGGAACGTTTTACAAGTGCGGAAGATATGGCACAGACTTTGGAAGCAGCCCTGGACAATGAGTCCGATGGTGAAGAAGATTCAGGCGATATGAATACCCGTGTGCTTCCGGCTGTTGGGAAAAACGGTGGAAATAAGAAAAACCGAAACCGACGAAGATACTTATGGGCAGGAACAATTACAGCTTTTCTTTTGTTGCTGACGGCAGGAGTTATTTTTGCCTGGAATCAATATTTAGACACTCCTGACGTCAAAGTGCCGAACGTTACCGGATTGCCGGTCGGGGAGGCGCAAGAAATGTTGGAGAATAAAAGCTTAAGGAGTCAAGTAGCGGGTGAAGAGTTCTCTGATCAATATGACCAAGGAATTGTTATTCGTCAAAGCATTGGACCGGATGACCCGCCGGCAAAACCGGATAGGTTAATTGCGTTAACAGTTAGCAAGGGGCCGGATATGCGTGAAGTGCCAGATTTAAGGGGAATGAGTCAGGCAGAAGCGATGACGTTATTAATAGAAAATGGTCTACGCCTTTCTGACGAAGAAAATGAAGAATATAGCGATGAAGTGGATAAGGGATTGATTATTAACCAGAAACCTAAAATAGGTACTTTGGCGAAGAAAAACAGTATTGTTCAGATTACCGTGAGCCTTGGGCCAGAGCCGGAGATAATAGAAATGCCGGATTTAATAGGTCTGCGGGAGGGAGAAGCCAGAGGTATACTTGACGATAACAATCTGCAGGTAGCAAGCATAACCTGGGAATATAGCAGTGACATTACTTATGGGCGAATAACCGAACAAGTTCCTAAAGCAGGGGATGAAGTTAAAGAGGGGACACCGGTTGAAATAGTCCTAAGTACAGGGCCGGGACCGGGAACACGGAATGCAACTGTAACACTTACCGATGAAATACCTAATGATGGGGAAGAACATAAAGTAGAGATAATTGTAGAAGACGCCGAAGGAACTCATACAGAATATGCTAATACCCATGTTTACAGTGAAAAGTTTGTAAGAAATATTACTTATCGAGGAATAGCAGTGGTGCGGATATATGTAGATGGAAAGCTTGTGGATGAAGTAAATGTTGAGTAA
- a CDS encoding radical SAM protein, which translates to MAVYKCEQCGHVMEQRCKPGKCKSCEAEKDKLIKQEKK; encoded by the coding sequence GTGGCTGTTTATAAATGTGAACAATGTGGACACGTAATGGAACAAAGGTGTAAACCGGGTAAGTGTAAGTCATGTGAGGCTGAAAAGGACAAGCTCATTAAGCAGGAAAAGAAGTAA